Proteins encoded by one window of Gemmatimonadaceae bacterium:
- a CDS encoding hemolysin family protein — MRPAFLRSMFQRMDRWIRGMFGIPDAPVSPRDGDSATDAGAKMLAGVLQFRDQRVREVMRPRTEVTALRLTATEEEVHDVLRRERYSRYPVYAESLDDIVGVFLAKDLWLHETGTSFSLARYLRETLFVPDTRPAQRVLDDLRKTRAHIAVVLDEYGGTAGIVTLEDLVEQVIGDINDEHDVATRSAIETDGVLELAGSLSLQHVRGEHQLPIPDGDWQTIGGYTFARLGRVPRVGDRAPYPGGELEVVAMDGRRVAALRVHPDAEGDDAGTD, encoded by the coding sequence GACGCCCCCGTGAGCCCCCGCGACGGCGATTCGGCCACCGACGCCGGCGCCAAGATGCTGGCCGGCGTGCTCCAGTTCCGCGACCAGCGCGTGCGCGAGGTGATGCGCCCCCGCACCGAGGTCACCGCGCTGCGGCTCACCGCCACCGAGGAGGAGGTGCACGACGTCCTCCGGCGCGAGCGGTACTCGCGATACCCGGTCTACGCCGAGTCGCTGGACGACATCGTGGGCGTGTTTCTGGCCAAGGACCTGTGGCTGCACGAAACCGGCACGTCCTTCTCGCTGGCGCGCTACCTGCGCGAGACGCTGTTCGTGCCCGACACCCGCCCGGCCCAGCGCGTGCTCGACGATCTGCGCAAGACGCGCGCCCACATCGCCGTGGTACTCGACGAGTACGGCGGCACGGCGGGCATCGTGACCCTCGAAGACCTGGTGGAACAGGTCATCGGCGACATCAACGACGAACACGACGTGGCCACGCGCTCGGCCATCGAGACCGACGGCGTGCTGGAGTTGGCGGGCTCGCTGTCGCTGCAGCACGTGCGAGGCGAACACCAGCTGCCCATTCCCGATGGCGATTGGCAGACGATCGGCGGGTACACGTTCGCGCGGCTGGGGCGCGTGCCGCGCGTGGGCGACCGGGCGCCGTATCCGGGCGGTGAATTGGAGGTGGTGGCGATGGACGGGCGCCGCGTGGCGGCGCTGCGGGTGCACCCCGACGCCGAGGGCGACGATGCCGGAACGGACTGA
- the arfB gene encoding alternative ribosome rescue aminoacyl-tRNA hydrolase ArfB, giving the protein MPERTDLSVNASVAIPRHELEVRASRAGGAGGQHVNTSSTRVAVEWNVARSRAITDDQRARLLTALASRLTTDGTLRVVASERRSQAQNREAAEERLAGVVRRALVVPRKRRPTRPTRASVERRLEAKRHRGKRKRDRRDDVD; this is encoded by the coding sequence ATGCCGGAACGGACTGACCTCTCCGTGAACGCGTCGGTGGCCATTCCGCGGCACGAGCTGGAGGTGCGCGCGTCGCGGGCCGGCGGCGCGGGCGGGCAACACGTGAATACCTCGTCCACGCGCGTCGCGGTGGAGTGGAACGTGGCGCGGTCGCGCGCCATCACCGACGATCAGCGGGCGCGGTTGCTGACGGCGCTCGCCTCGCGCCTGACCACGGACGGGACGCTACGCGTGGTGGCCAGCGAGCGCCGGAGCCAGGCGCAGAATCGGGAGGCAGCCGAAGAGCGGCTGGCGGGCGTGGTGCGCCGCGCGCTGGTGGTGCCCAGGAAGCGGCGGCCCACGCGTCCTACGCGGGCATCGGTGGAGCGGCGGCTGGAGGCCAAGCGCCATCGCGGCAAGCGCAAACGTGACCGGCGCGACGACGTGGACTAG